In a genomic window of Enterobacter asburiae:
- a CDS encoding type 1 fimbrial protein has protein sequence MTHYFAHLISGLGLLVSAFIAPAYSATIAEGGVIHFRGAIVADPCEVTPQQRQLALSCPEKNRMQTRTISYDDALNGKSTASSLATVNMTYLNPEKTLAVVQIQYR, from the coding sequence GTGACCCACTATTTTGCTCATCTTATTTCAGGTCTGGGCCTGCTCGTTTCTGCTTTTATCGCTCCAGCTTATTCAGCCACTATTGCAGAAGGTGGTGTTATTCACTTTCGCGGTGCAATCGTTGCTGACCCTTGTGAAGTCACACCGCAACAGCGGCAGCTTGCGCTGTCATGCCCGGAAAAAAACCGTATGCAAACGCGTACGATCAGCTATGACGATGCGCTGAACGGCAAGTCGACGGCTTCCAGCCTGGCGACAGTGAATATGACGTACCTGAATCCTGAAAAAACGCTCGCGGTTGTTCAGATCCAGTACCGTTAG
- the csgC gene encoding curli assembly protein CsgC, giving the protein MNTFILLAALSGQIAFKTSQQGNMTTIIPQVILSEPCDCQVQILSLKEGQSGQSASRQQNTLFIPANQAIDLTRLSLTIFAGDTVKIVVTVTDGKALHLSQQWSPAGGTL; this is encoded by the coding sequence ATGAATACCTTCATTCTCCTTGCCGCGCTTTCCGGGCAGATCGCTTTTAAAACGTCACAGCAGGGAAATATGACAACCATTATTCCGCAGGTCATTTTGTCGGAACCGTGTGATTGTCAGGTTCAGATCCTCTCACTGAAAGAAGGGCAGAGTGGGCAAAGTGCTTCACGGCAGCAAAATACCCTTTTTATCCCCGCTAATCAGGCGATTGATTTAACGCGGTTGAGTTTAACTATTTTTGCGGGAGACACGGTAAAAATCGTAGTCACCGTCACGGATGGAAAAGCGCTTCATTTATCACAGCAGTGGTCGCCAGCCGGGGGTACGCTGTAA
- the csgD gene encoding transcriptional regulator CsgD yields the protein MYNEVHSLHGHTLLLITKPSLQATALLQHLKQSLSLNGKLHNIQRSFDDIAPGSIILFDMMEADKKLIHYWQDNLSRKNNNIRVLLLNTPDEYPFRDIESWPHINGVFYVTEEEVRVVDGLQGILRGECYFSQKLASYLITHSGNYRYNSSESALLTHREKEILNKLRIGASNIEIARSLFISENTVKTHLYNLFKKIAVKNRTQAVSWANDNLRR from the coding sequence ATGTATAATGAAGTCCATAGTTTACATGGTCATACATTACTGTTGATCACAAAACCTTCTCTGCAAGCGACAGCTTTATTACAACATTTAAAGCAATCTTTATCACTGAACGGGAAATTGCATAATATTCAACGTTCTTTTGATGATATTGCGCCTGGCAGCATCATTCTGTTTGATATGATGGAGGCCGATAAAAAGCTTATCCATTACTGGCAAGATAACTTAAGCAGGAAAAACAATAATATCCGCGTGTTATTATTGAATACGCCTGATGAATATCCTTTCAGAGATATTGAAAGCTGGCCGCATATCAATGGCGTGTTCTACGTCACTGAAGAAGAGGTTCGGGTGGTAGATGGTCTGCAAGGCATATTGCGCGGCGAATGCTATTTCTCGCAAAAGCTGGCCAGCTACCTCATCACGCACTCCGGAAATTACCGCTATAACAGTTCGGAATCAGCGCTACTCACCCACCGTGAGAAAGAGATCCTGAACAAATTACGCATTGGTGCTTCAAATATTGAAATCGCCCGTTCGTTATTTATCAGCGAAAATACGGTGAAGACGCACCTTTATAATCTTTTCAAGAAGATAGCTGTTAAAAACCGAACTCAGGCTGTTTCATGGGCAAACGATAACCTCAGGCGTTAA
- the csgA gene encoding curlin major subunit CsgA, with product MKFIKVAALAAIVVSGSAMAGMINQGGWGHGHGHGQGGYSGPNSTLNIYQNGGGNSALALQTDARNSVLNISQTGGGNGADVGQGSDDSKINLTQNGFGNSATLDQWNSKKSVMNVSQYGGLNGALVDQTASNSTVNVTQIGFGNHATAHQY from the coding sequence ATGAAATTTATCAAAGTGGCAGCACTTGCAGCAATCGTAGTTTCTGGTAGTGCTATGGCTGGTATGATTAATCAGGGCGGATGGGGTCATGGACACGGTCATGGTCAGGGCGGATACAGTGGTCCAAATTCAACTCTGAATATTTACCAGAACGGTGGCGGTAACTCAGCGCTGGCCCTGCAGACGGATGCCAGAAATTCCGTTCTGAATATTAGCCAGACCGGTGGTGGTAACGGGGCTGATGTCGGTCAGGGTTCTGACGACAGTAAAATCAACCTGACCCAGAACGGTTTCGGCAACAGTGCGACACTCGATCAGTGGAACAGCAAAAAATCCGTTATGAATGTTAGCCAGTACGGCGGCCTTAACGGTGCGCTCGTAGACCAGACGGCGTCTAACTCCACTGTCAACGTGACCCAGATTGGGTTTGGTAACCACGCGACAGCGCATCAGTACTGA
- the ymdB gene encoding O-acetyl-ADP-ribose deacetylase has protein sequence MKPQIEVIHGDITTVHVDVIVNAANPSLMGGGGVDGAIHRAAGPQLLEACKIVRQQQGECPPGHAVITLAGNLPANAVIHAVGPVWHGGDRNEASLLEEAYRNCLRLAADNGFKTMAFPAISTGVYGYPKAAAAAIAVDTVYRYLSLKPLPEKVIFVCFDEDTTHLYQRLLTQRRQELES, from the coding sequence ATGAAACCGCAAATTGAAGTTATTCATGGCGATATTACGACCGTCCATGTCGACGTCATCGTCAATGCGGCCAATCCTTCCCTGATGGGGGGAGGAGGAGTAGACGGCGCTATTCATCGGGCTGCCGGACCGCAGTTACTGGAAGCCTGTAAAATCGTGCGTCAGCAACAGGGTGAATGCCCTCCGGGACATGCGGTGATTACGCTTGCGGGCAACCTTCCCGCCAACGCGGTGATTCATGCTGTCGGGCCCGTGTGGCATGGCGGCGATCGGAATGAAGCGAGTCTTCTGGAAGAGGCATACCGGAACTGTCTACGGCTTGCCGCCGACAACGGCTTCAAAACGATGGCGTTTCCGGCCATCAGCACCGGCGTGTATGGTTATCCAAAGGCGGCTGCGGCGGCCATCGCCGTAGATACCGTCTACCGTTATCTTTCACTCAAGCCGCTGCCAGAGAAGGTGATTTTTGTCTGCTTCGATGAAGACACCACGCATCTGTATCAGCGTCTTTTGACTCAGCGCAGGCAAGAGCTGGAAAGCTGA
- the csgE gene encoding curli production assembly/transport protein CsgE: protein MKRTLSWIAAASLLLAAGNLQAVEVEVPGLLTDHTVSSIGHSFYRAFSDKWDSPYTGNLTINERPSARWGSWITITANQDVIYQTFLFPSKTDFDKNVALALAQTEDAINRLQIDKALLSTSDLAKDEF from the coding sequence ATGAAGCGCACGTTGAGTTGGATCGCCGCAGCGAGTCTCCTGCTCGCTGCTGGGAACCTACAGGCCGTTGAGGTCGAAGTTCCCGGATTGTTAACTGACCACACGGTCTCATCGATCGGGCACAGCTTTTACCGGGCCTTCAGCGATAAATGGGACAGTCCCTACACGGGTAATTTAACAATCAACGAGCGGCCCAGTGCACGTTGGGGAAGCTGGATAACCATAACGGCCAATCAGGACGTTATTTATCAAACGTTTTTATTCCCCTCGAAAACAGACTTCGATAAAAACGTAGCCTTAGCACTGGCTCAAACTGAAGACGCTATTAATCGCCTGCAAATAGATAAAGCCCTATTAAGCACCAGCGATTTAGCAAAAGATGAGTTCTAG
- the csgB gene encoding curlin minor subunit CsgB: protein MKNTALFLMFTLLGAPGFVTASNSDLANAEYNFAVNELSHSSLNQAAIIGQQGVFNDAQLRQEGSKLLSVISQDGAGNRARVDQSGTYNIAWIDQSGNGNDAGITQDGYGNSAKIIQKGSGNRANITQYGTQKTAVVVQKQSQMAIRVIQR from the coding sequence ATGAAAAACACAGCGTTATTTTTGATGTTTACATTACTGGGTGCGCCTGGATTTGTAACCGCATCGAATTCAGATTTGGCAAACGCTGAATATAATTTTGCGGTTAATGAATTAAGTCATTCATCATTAAATCAGGCAGCCATTATTGGTCAACAGGGCGTGTTTAATGACGCTCAGCTTCGCCAGGAAGGATCGAAACTCTTGTCCGTCATTTCCCAGGATGGGGCAGGCAACAGAGCGAGAGTTGATCAATCAGGGACTTATAATATTGCCTGGATCGATCAGAGCGGTAACGGGAACGATGCAGGCATTACGCAGGATGGATATGGTAATAGTGCGAAAATTATCCAGAAAGGGTCGGGTAATAGAGCAAATATTACGCAGTACGGTACGCAGAAAACCGCAGTTGTAGTGCAGAAACAGTCGCAGATGGCAATTCGCGTTATTCAGCGCTAG